The following coding sequences are from one Devosia neptuniae window:
- a CDS encoding Ig-like domain-containing protein produces the protein MASLALAAAWRVAMAVLALAALTVAALAQTVTVNPATLPNPVLGGSYSQTMSATGGLAPYSFAVEPGGALPPVLSVSSGGVLSGTPTALGTYNFVVRATDSTASGAGGPFSGAQSYSLTVGTAPPPVVTSVTVPANGIWTVTQNLNFIVDFDQPVMVTGTPSIGLTVGAATKQASYISGSGSTALRFSYVVDPGDVDFDGINIGMLSLNGGTIRNATGSDAVLTLAGVGSTAGVLIDGNAIVAVDDSYSVQEDQQLVVSAANGVLANDTGANLVATLVVPPASGSFGLNADGSFTYTPAANFFGTDSFQVRVSNGAYTANSTATITVVPATPVVSGVAPSQGPMTGGTAVTISGSDLFRTTGVSFGGVPASFTVNSDTSLTATAPGGSVGAVDIVVSKGSARATLAGGFTYVGPGALSVSDGGDFSASGPVGGPFAPASKTWTLSNGGGSDIDVLVSGPGGVFDISGAADGVPFTLAAGGSTDITVSLNAGANGLTAGAVGGAVTFVNQTNGSGNTTRQVSLDVQAAALGSVTIRQETAGSDAVFGFRSATSGLNLSIATMGGSGQSADIALPAGRYSVVADDMSGAGYSLVGLVCSDSDSVGDVASRTASIVLDAGEAVICTFSAVNSAEATTVLIEEFLDGRARQILANMPDGQRRIGRLNGAVSGGGSLGSTLLNYLPGVAEGGPVGVSTSLAAIDAMAGNQQPGALDVWFEGNFSLFDSEGGEKVQQRRAGSGLSAQSRPIDRRFRAVRFCFAQF, from the coding sequence ATGGCCAGCCTTGCGCTGGCGGCGGCTTGGCGCGTGGCAATGGCGGTGCTGGCGCTGGCGGCGCTGACGGTTGCCGCGCTGGCGCAGACAGTTACGGTCAACCCGGCGACATTACCGAACCCGGTTTTGGGCGGCTCCTATTCGCAGACGATGTCGGCGACTGGCGGGTTAGCGCCCTATAGTTTTGCCGTGGAGCCGGGAGGGGCACTGCCGCCCGTGCTGAGTGTGAGTTCCGGCGGGGTGCTTTCCGGCACGCCGACTGCGCTCGGCACCTATAATTTCGTGGTTCGCGCGACAGACAGCACTGCCAGTGGTGCGGGCGGGCCGTTCTCCGGTGCGCAGTCCTATTCGTTGACCGTTGGGACCGCGCCGCCGCCCGTTGTCACGTCCGTCACTGTTCCTGCGAATGGCATCTGGACCGTCACGCAGAACCTGAACTTTATCGTCGATTTCGACCAGCCGGTGATGGTCACGGGAACACCGAGCATTGGGCTGACAGTGGGCGCGGCAACGAAACAAGCGTCCTATATCAGTGGCTCTGGTTCGACCGCGCTCCGCTTCAGCTATGTCGTCGATCCCGGTGACGTGGATTTCGACGGCATCAATATCGGAATGCTGTCGCTCAACGGTGGCACCATCCGCAACGCGACGGGCAGCGATGCGGTGCTGACGCTCGCTGGAGTGGGGTCGACAGCCGGCGTTTTGATCGACGGAAACGCCATTGTCGCTGTGGATGACAGCTACAGCGTGCAGGAAGATCAGCAATTGGTGGTTTCAGCCGCCAATGGCGTGCTGGCCAACGACACGGGCGCAAATCTGGTCGCCACTCTGGTGGTTCCGCCGGCATCGGGCAGCTTCGGTCTTAACGCCGATGGTTCATTTACCTATACCCCGGCCGCCAATTTTTTCGGGACCGATAGCTTCCAGGTACGGGTCAGCAATGGCGCCTACACGGCCAATTCCACGGCGACGATTACGGTGGTTCCGGCGACGCCCGTGGTGAGCGGCGTAGCGCCGTCCCAAGGGCCGATGACGGGCGGAACGGCGGTGACGATCAGCGGCTCAGATCTGTTCAGGACGACCGGCGTGAGTTTTGGTGGTGTGCCTGCCAGCTTTACGGTGAATTCGGATACCTCACTCACCGCAACCGCGCCCGGGGGCAGCGTGGGTGCGGTGGATATCGTGGTCAGCAAAGGCAGTGCGAGGGCGACACTGGCAGGTGGCTTCACCTATGTCGGGCCGGGTGCCTTGAGCGTGAGCGATGGCGGGGATTTCTCCGCCTCGGGACCGGTGGGCGGTCCGTTTGCGCCGGCATCCAAGACCTGGACGCTGAGCAATGGCGGCGGTAGCGACATCGATGTGCTGGTGAGCGGGCCAGGCGGGGTGTTCGATATCAGCGGAGCAGCTGATGGCGTGCCGTTTACGCTGGCGGCGGGTGGCAGCACGGATATCACGGTGAGCCTCAATGCCGGAGCCAATGGCTTGACGGCTGGCGCCGTGGGCGGCGCGGTGACTTTCGTCAACCAGACCAATGGCAGCGGGAATACCACGCGGCAGGTGAGTCTCGATGTGCAGGCGGCGGCGCTGGGTTCGGTGACGATCCGGCAGGAAACGGCCGGCAGCGACGCGGTGTTCGGATTCCGCTCGGCGACGTCGGGGCTAAACCTGTCGATTGCCACGATGGGCGGCAGCGGGCAGAGCGCCGATATCGCGCTGCCGGCGGGACGCTATAGCGTGGTAGCCGACGATATGAGCGGGGCCGGCTATAGCCTGGTGGGGCTGGTCTGTTCGGACAGCGACAGCGTGGGCGATGTGGCGAGCCGCACGGCAAGCATCGTGCTGGATGCGGGCGAAGCGGTGATCTGCACTTTTAGCGCGGTCAATTCGGCGGAGGCGACCACGGTGCTGATCGAGGAATTTCTCGACGGCAGGGCGCGACAGATATTGGCCAATATGCCGGACGGGCAGCGCCGTATCGGGCGATTGAACGGGGCGGTTTCGGGCGGCGGCAGCTTGGGCTCGACGCTGCTGAACTATCTGCCTGGGGTAGCCGAGGGCGGGCCGGTCGGGGTTTCGACCTCACTGGCGGCAATCGACGCCATGGCGGGCAACCAGCAGCCTGGGGCGCTGGATGTGTGGTTCGAGGGCAATTTCTCGCTGTTTGACAGCGAGGGCGGGGAAAAAGTTCAGCAGCGCCGCGCTGGGAGCGGATTATCTGCTCAATCCCGACCTATTGATCGGCGGTTTCGTGCAGTTCGATTTTGCTTCGCGCAATTTTGA
- a CDS encoding autotransporter outer membrane beta-barrel domain-containing protein, with protein sequence MQFDFASRNFDGGAKASGTGWLAGPYLTARLSDNLYLDLLAAGGQSSNTISPSGSYEDDFDATRYLLSAALQGQWSHDAWTFSPRAQLSYFEETSDGYADSLGVSIPAVTAGLGQLAVGPGIGYRLTLDNGVVVDLGLRAEGVLDIAGGSELGELQGRLSGTVGFGLVGFGLVGGANIGLSARLDGIGSGEDRSSVGVRLSLPAR encoded by the coding sequence GTGCAGTTCGATTTTGCTTCGCGCAATTTTGACGGTGGGGCAAAGGCATCGGGCACGGGGTGGCTGGCGGGGCCGTATCTGACGGCGCGGCTGAGCGACAATCTCTATCTCGACCTGTTGGCGGCGGGCGGGCAATCGTCCAATACGATCAGCCCAAGCGGCAGTTATGAGGATGATTTCGACGCCACGCGCTATCTGCTGAGCGCGGCGCTGCAAGGCCAATGGAGCCACGACGCGTGGACCTTCTCGCCGCGTGCCCAGCTGAGTTATTTCGAGGAAACCAGCGATGGTTATGCCGATAGTCTGGGCGTGAGCATTCCGGCGGTGACGGCGGGGCTGGGGCAATTGGCTGTGGGGCCGGGGATCGGCTACCGGCTGACGCTGGACAATGGCGTGGTGGTCGATCTGGGGCTGCGGGCCGAAGGCGTGCTGGACATTGCCGGCGGTTCGGAACTGGGCGAATTGCAAGGGCGGTTGTCGGGCACGGTGGGGTTTGGCCTGGTGGGGTTTGGCCTGGTGGGCGGCGCCAATATCGGTTTGTCGGCGCGGCTGGATGGGATTGGCTCGGGCGAGGATCGTAGCAGCGTTGGCGTCAGGTTGAGCCTGCCGGCGCGGTAG
- a CDS encoding SH3 domain-containing protein, whose protein sequence is MRLVTTLISACLAIVMLLGAATASLAAGETGTHAWSVKPLVLASGPDRSFAVTGHIPADTPIRVLRCQRDWCLVAANNQRGWASSLYVDYGRHPEPVIVHGRGTVCFFEGTNFTGASTCFNSGTTIDDLALQNLDNRFASVQLTGAVSVATCRDRYFQSYCERIVQSKPALPTYLRGTVSSIKVY, encoded by the coding sequence ATGCGTCTTGTCACCACTCTCATTTCGGCCTGCCTGGCCATCGTCATGCTGCTTGGAGCCGCCACGGCCAGCCTTGCTGCCGGCGAGACCGGCACGCACGCCTGGAGCGTCAAGCCCTTGGTCCTGGCCTCTGGCCCCGACCGCTCCTTTGCCGTCACCGGCCACATCCCGGCCGACACCCCGATCCGGGTGCTGCGCTGCCAGCGCGACTGGTGCCTGGTTGCGGCCAATAACCAGCGCGGCTGGGCCTCCAGCCTCTATGTCGATTACGGCCGCCACCCCGAGCCCGTCATCGTCCATGGCCGCGGCACCGTGTGCTTCTTCGAAGGCACCAATTTCACCGGCGCCTCCACTTGCTTCAACAGCGGTACCACCATCGACGATCTGGCCCTGCAAAATCTCGACAACCGCTTCGCTTCGGTGCAGCTGACCGGCGCCGTCTCGGTCGCCACCTGCCGCGACCGCTACTTCCAGTCCTATTGCGAACGCATCGTGCAGTCCAAGCCGGCCCTCCCCACCTATCTGCGCGGCACGGTCTCCTCGATCAAGGTCTATTGA
- a CDS encoding SH3 domain-containing protein: MKSFRLAIFTAMAALASVSAALAAPATVTTNVNVRSGPSQQTAVVDVLQAGTRVDAQCDSSGWCQVNYGRVSGWVSAAYVSLGGVSMNPKPPQPQPVPVPVPGNGGGWFPGNPGPGPGNGGGWNPGNGNGGWNPGWPQPPRPQPQPPRPQPPVYEDAGACFFSERNMRGRSFCLDQGETMDSLPRGWNDAIRSVQVFGGARVDLCSDQFQYGACVTLRSDTPRLRGQIDSQASSVDVY, from the coding sequence ATGAAATCCTTCCGCCTCGCCATTTTCACCGCCATGGCCGCCCTGGCGTCGGTCAGCGCCGCCTTGGCCGCGCCGGCCACCGTCACCACCAATGTCAATGTGCGCTCCGGCCCCAGTCAGCAGACCGCTGTGGTCGACGTGCTGCAGGCCGGCACGCGGGTTGATGCTCAATGCGACAGCAGCGGCTGGTGCCAGGTGAATTACGGCCGCGTTTCCGGCTGGGTCTCGGCCGCCTATGTATCGCTTGGCGGCGTGTCGATGAATCCCAAGCCACCACAGCCCCAGCCCGTGCCCGTCCCGGTCCCCGGCAATGGCGGCGGCTGGTTCCCCGGCAATCCCGGCCCGGGTCCGGGCAATGGCGGTGGCTGGAATCCTGGCAACGGCAATGGTGGCTGGAATCCCGGCTGGCCGCAGCCGCCACGCCCGCAACCCCAGCCGCCGCGGCCCCAGCCTCCGGTCTATGAAGATGCCGGCGCCTGTTTCTTCAGCGAGCGCAATATGCGCGGCCGCAGCTTCTGCCTCGATCAGGGGGAAACCATGGACAGCCTGCCTCGCGGCTGGAACGACGCCATCCGCTCGGTCCAGGTGTTTGGCGGCGCCCGTGTCGATCTGTGCTCCGATCAGTTCCAGTACGGCGCCTGCGTGACGCTGCGCTCCGATACCCCGCGCCTGCGCGGCCAGATCGACAGCCAGGCTTCCTCGGTCGACGTCTATTAA
- a CDS encoding acyl-CoA thioesterase — protein MIVETSEPKGALTIRTLAMPADTNPAGDIFGGWVMSQMDIAGAIAAVERAQGRVVTVAVEAMTFIAPVKVGDILCVYTSIERVGNTSITVGLEAWARRNRLDDRVKVTEGRFVYVSLGEDGQKRRIEP, from the coding sequence ATGATCGTTGAGACCTCCGAGCCCAAGGGCGCGCTGACCATCCGCACCCTGGCCATGCCCGCCGATACCAATCCCGCCGGCGATATTTTCGGCGGCTGGGTGATGAGCCAGATGGATATTGCCGGCGCCATCGCCGCCGTCGAGCGTGCCCAGGGCCGTGTCGTCACCGTCGCCGTCGAAGCCATGACCTTCATCGCCCCGGTCAAGGTGGGCGATATCCTGTGCGTCTATACCTCCATCGAGCGGGTCGGGAACACCTCGATCACCGTGGGCCTCGAAGCCTGGGCCCGCCGCAACCGGCTCGACGATCGCGTCAAGGTCACTGAAGGCCGCTTTGTCTATGTCTCGCTGGGCGAAGACGGCCAGAAACGCCGCATCGAACCCTGA
- a CDS encoding thymidine kinase, which yields MAKLYFSYAAMNAGKSTLLLQAAYNYRERGMRPLLYTSALYAQDGVGLISSRIGIAEPAELYSSEDDLYQAVRDHMDEAKVDCVFVDEAQFLTPDQVWQLARVADRLKIPVMCFGLRTDFRGKLFPGSSQLLAIADVLREIRTICECGAKATMVVRQDTSGRVLTDGEQVSIEKSVYISLCRKHWEEAVGRWPVKGPEHDR from the coding sequence ATGGCCAAGCTTTACTTCTCCTACGCGGCAATGAATGCGGGCAAATCGACGCTCCTGCTGCAGGCCGCCTATAATTACCGCGAACGCGGCATGCGCCCGCTGCTCTATACCTCCGCGCTTTATGCCCAGGATGGCGTCGGCCTGATCAGTTCCCGCATCGGCATTGCCGAACCGGCCGAGCTCTATTCATCCGAAGACGATCTCTATCAGGCCGTCCGCGACCATATGGACGAAGCCAAGGTCGATTGCGTGTTCGTCGACGAGGCGCAATTCCTCACCCCCGACCAGGTCTGGCAGCTCGCCCGCGTCGCCGATCGCCTCAAAATCCCGGTCATGTGCTTTGGCCTGCGCACCGATTTCCGCGGCAAGCTGTTCCCCGGCTCCAGCCAGCTTCTCGCCATTGCCGATGTGCTGCGCGAAATCCGCACCATCTGCGAATGCGGCGCCAAGGCCACCATGGTCGTCCGCCAGGATACATCGGGCCGCGTGCTGACCGATGGCGAACAGGTGTCGATCGAGAAATCTGTCTATATCTCCCTCTGCCGCAAACATTGGGAAGAAGCGGTTGGCCGCTGGCCCGTGAAAGGACCCGAACATGATCGTTGA